A window from Pararhizobium capsulatum DSM 1112 encodes these proteins:
- a CDS encoding carbohydrate ABC transporter permease: protein MSVAYQPRETERTDFVAVLAKVCLVTFLFTLGVVVLYPLFWMALNGFKTNSEIFGNPFALPSGLSVTNYISAWNQGIRNYIATSVIVTLGSAVCTVLVSAWTAYGLTRSKLPGKPFFVGIVLGGLMLSPTVAVIPLVRMMQELGLYNTYWALIILYTAFRIPFTTFLIRAYMLGLPRDLDEAAVMDGASEGQIFWRVTLPLCKPILISCVILHVLFAWNEYLFAMIFTSGADLQTLPVGLTSIMAKHGTNYAVVFAAMTLSALPIVITFFAAQRFFIRGLAEGIGK, encoded by the coding sequence GTGAGCGTCGCCTATCAACCGCGGGAAACCGAACGCACGGACTTCGTCGCCGTGCTGGCGAAAGTCTGCCTCGTCACCTTCCTCTTCACCCTCGGCGTCGTCGTCCTCTATCCGCTGTTCTGGATGGCACTGAACGGCTTCAAGACCAATTCCGAGATCTTCGGCAACCCGTTTGCGCTGCCGAGCGGCCTCAGTGTGACGAACTACATCTCCGCCTGGAACCAGGGCATCCGGAACTATATCGCGACCAGCGTCATCGTCACTCTCGGATCGGCCGTCTGCACAGTGCTGGTCAGCGCTTGGACCGCCTATGGCTTAACCCGGTCGAAACTGCCGGGAAAGCCGTTCTTCGTCGGCATCGTGCTCGGCGGCCTCATGCTGAGCCCGACGGTCGCGGTCATTCCACTTGTGCGCATGATGCAGGAATTGGGCCTCTACAACACCTATTGGGCGCTGATCATCCTCTACACTGCCTTCCGCATTCCCTTCACGACCTTCCTCATACGCGCCTACATGCTCGGACTGCCCCGCGACCTGGACGAAGCCGCCGTTATGGACGGCGCCAGCGAGGGCCAGATCTTCTGGCGGGTGACGCTGCCGCTGTGCAAGCCGATCCTGATCTCCTGCGTGATCCTGCACGTGCTCTTCGCGTGGAACGAGTATCTCTTCGCGATGATCTTCACCAGCGGCGCGGACCTCCAGACGCTGCCCGTCGGCCTCACCTCCATCATGGCGAAGCATGGGACGAACTATGCCGTCGTTTTCGCGGCGATGACGCTCTCGGCGCTTCCGATCGTTATCACCTTCTTTGCGGCCCAGCGCTTTTTCATTCGTGGACTGGCCGAAGGCATCGGGAAATAG
- a CDS encoding ABC transporter substrate-binding protein, producing MKTNTFLSTTSLGSLVVAAFAIGGVSPAYAADSVVADPNAAVEYSGTISVLTKFGLQQLSPFFVKAAQEYEKLHPGVKVELIQESDDSVKGKTKALVASNSLPDVYFTWTGSWGENFVRGNRAVDLTPVIGPDTEWGKTLAPAAVSAFQYNGKLYGIPLYLDAKFMGYNKSLFEKAGVSEPKSFEELLSACATLRKSDVTPVSFGNKEGWPGVHYAGQLLAYNVPQATLEKDFVPATAEFADPGYVVSLTQFKNLIDQCSDGAGTNGSSYASAIQQFGSGKAAMYYQEIIEFDQSTVEGALKREDFAFFKLPAPKDAKGDVKSIEGAPEGYMISAASKNIPLAIDFMRFATSPENGRVLSAPPYGQPSATVGGYSAETMNPAVVDGLKVIADSSYLMPWLDTANPPRVAAAWLSGLQALVGGTMTPEEVMQRVKEAAASSK from the coding sequence ATGAAAACCAACACGTTTCTAAGCACAACGAGCCTCGGGTCTCTCGTTGTGGCCGCATTCGCCATAGGCGGCGTCAGCCCCGCTTACGCAGCCGACTCCGTCGTGGCCGACCCCAATGCGGCGGTCGAATACTCGGGCACGATCAGCGTGCTGACCAAATTCGGCCTGCAGCAGCTTTCTCCGTTCTTCGTCAAAGCGGCGCAGGAATACGAAAAGCTTCATCCCGGCGTGAAGGTTGAACTCATCCAGGAGAGCGACGACAGTGTGAAGGGTAAAACGAAGGCCCTGGTCGCGTCTAATTCACTGCCGGACGTCTATTTCACCTGGACAGGCAGTTGGGGCGAGAATTTCGTGCGCGGCAACCGGGCTGTCGACCTGACGCCGGTCATCGGCCCGGACACCGAATGGGGCAAGACGCTCGCCCCGGCAGCCGTCTCTGCCTTCCAGTACAACGGCAAGCTCTACGGCATCCCGCTCTACCTCGACGCGAAGTTCATGGGCTACAACAAGAGCCTATTCGAAAAGGCGGGCGTTTCCGAACCGAAGAGCTTTGAGGAGTTGCTAAGCGCCTGCGCGACGCTTCGCAAGTCCGACGTCACGCCGGTTTCCTTCGGCAACAAAGAAGGCTGGCCCGGTGTTCATTATGCGGGGCAACTGCTCGCCTACAATGTGCCGCAGGCGACCCTCGAAAAGGACTTTGTCCCGGCCACGGCCGAATTTGCCGATCCCGGCTATGTCGTCAGCCTGACGCAGTTCAAGAATTTGATCGACCAATGCTCGGACGGCGCCGGAACGAACGGTTCCTCCTATGCCTCCGCCATACAGCAGTTCGGTAGCGGCAAGGCGGCAATGTATTATCAGGAGATCATCGAATTCGACCAGAGCACGGTAGAAGGTGCATTGAAGCGGGAGGACTTTGCATTCTTCAAGCTGCCGGCGCCGAAGGATGCCAAGGGTGACGTCAAATCCATCGAGGGGGCGCCGGAAGGCTATATGATCAGCGCGGCTTCCAAGAACATTCCACTCGCGATCGACTTCATGCGGTTCGCTACGTCTCCTGAAAACGGCAGGGTCCTGTCGGCTCCGCCCTACGGCCAACCGAGCGCGACGGTCGGCGGTTATTCCGCCGAAACCATGAACCCGGCCGTCGTCGACGGACTGAAGGTGATCGCTGACTCCTCCTATCTCATGCCGTGGCTGGATACGGCAAATCCACCGCGCGTGGCCGCCGCCTGGCTATCCGGTCTTCAAGCGCTGGTCGGCGGCACTATGACCCCGGAAGAGGTCATGCAACGGGTCAAGGAAGCGGCAGCTTCGTCCAAGTAG
- a CDS encoding carbohydrate ABC transporter permease produces MAVMKQQHKGEAAKIGFTRSSRSENDRLGTVTGILSFRWVLIAFVLILWFVYYPIFDNFLVSTKNQDIFTGETAFIGLDNYRRLQGDPVVWTAIVNNTLYAVISVIFQVFGAFVLAALIEGLSEEKWRRFWRAVYFVPSAISITVTGLLFYFIYQPDIGLLDSALTHIWLADWSRAWLGEEQTAIYAIIAMSQWQGFGYSTLLFAIAIQKIPRELYDAAIMDGAGTWRRLWNITFPLTREMTGLMVIVTITGAFQVFNEVMVMTGGGPNNSSQVLGTWLYQQGFIENDFGYGAAIASVIFVITLLTGLAQLWYTKRRRVDL; encoded by the coding sequence ATGGCGGTCATGAAACAACAACACAAGGGTGAAGCCGCCAAAATCGGCTTCACTCGGTCGAGCCGGTCGGAAAATGACCGGCTCGGCACGGTAACCGGGATCCTGTCGTTCCGCTGGGTCCTGATTGCCTTCGTCCTGATCCTCTGGTTCGTCTATTATCCGATCTTCGACAATTTCCTCGTCAGTACAAAGAACCAGGATATCTTCACCGGCGAGACCGCTTTCATCGGACTGGACAATTACCGGCGCCTGCAGGGTGATCCGGTCGTCTGGACGGCGATCGTCAACAACACGCTCTACGCCGTCATCTCGGTCATCTTCCAGGTTTTCGGTGCCTTCGTTCTCGCTGCCCTCATCGAGGGGCTGAGCGAGGAGAAATGGCGCCGGTTCTGGCGTGCCGTCTACTTCGTGCCCTCGGCCATCTCGATCACCGTGACCGGCCTCCTGTTTTATTTCATCTATCAACCGGACATCGGGCTTCTGGATTCGGCACTTACGCATATATGGCTTGCGGACTGGTCGCGCGCCTGGCTTGGCGAGGAGCAGACGGCAATCTACGCCATCATCGCCATGAGCCAGTGGCAGGGTTTTGGTTATTCAACACTGTTGTTCGCCATCGCCATCCAGAAGATCCCGCGGGAACTCTACGACGCCGCGATCATGGACGGGGCAGGGACCTGGCGCCGCCTGTGGAACATCACCTTTCCGCTCACCCGCGAAATGACCGGCCTGATGGTGATTGTCACGATCACCGGCGCGTTCCAAGTCTTCAACGAGGTCATGGTCATGACCGGCGGCGGCCCCAACAACAGCAGCCAGGTACTGGGGACTTGGCTTTACCAGCAGGGTTTCATCGAAAACGACTTCGGTTATGGCGCGGCCATCGCGTCGGTCATCTTCGTCATCACGCTCCTGACCGGCTTAGCGCAACTTTGGTACACCAAGAGACGGAGGGTTGACCTGTGA